In the Clostridium sporogenes genome, one interval contains:
- a CDS encoding rhodanese-like domain-containing protein, producing the protein MYTNTIAPKEAKKMLSERNDIIVLDVRNENEYREGHIKGSKLMPVESLETDIEDEVPDKNSTIFIYCNSGKKAKIGYDHLKELGYNNLYDLGGIEDWPYEIER; encoded by the coding sequence ATGTATACTAATACAATAGCTCCAAAAGAAGCTAAGAAAATGTTAAGCGAAAGAAATGATATAATAGTTTTAGATGTGAGAAATGAAAATGAATATAGAGAAGGACATATAAAAGGTAGTAAATTGATGCCTGTGGAATCACTAGAAACAGATATTGAAGATGAAGTACCAGATAAAAATTCTACAATTTTTATCTATTGTAACAGTGGAAAAAAAGCTAAAATTGGTTATGATCATTTAAAGGAACTAGGTTATAATAATCTATATGATTTGGGTGGAATAGAAGATTGGCCTTATGAAATAGAAAGATAA
- a CDS encoding DUF4250 domain-containing protein, which yields MIIDKEQIKNMNPYILLSLVNTKLRDEFKNLKDFCETYDLKQDEIENKMKSIEYKYDSEINQFTSI from the coding sequence ATGATTATTGATAAAGAGCAAATAAAAAATATGAATCCGTATATATTATTGAGTTTAGTAAATACCAAGCTAAGGGATGAATTTAAAAATTTAAAAGATTTTTGTGAAACTTATGATCTTAAACAAGATGAAATTGAAAATAAAATGAAAAGCATAGAGTATAAATATGATAGTGAAATAAACCAATTTACTAGTATTTAA